A genomic region of Rhipicephalus sanguineus isolate Rsan-2018 chromosome 1, BIME_Rsan_1.4, whole genome shotgun sequence contains the following coding sequences:
- the LOC119387751 gene encoding NTF2-related export protein 1, translating into MAGLRGPDARFHQQADQATKAGEDFARLFYDTLEKRRHLLGNFFLDTANLVWNGNPYCTKEAIGRFYESLPACQTDVICADAQPFRGEFVQGQTAIHVVVAGQIKFSGKRWVPYTESFVLTAQDNVWKIAVDTFRFQEPAPM; encoded by the coding sequence ATGGCCGGCCTAAGAGGTCCAGATGCACGCTTTCACCAGCAAGCAGACCAGGCAACTAAAGCTGGAGAAGATTTTGCTAGGCTCTTTTACGACACCCTTGAGAAGCGACGACACCTGCTCGGCAACTTCTTCCTTGACACCGCAAACTTGGTGTGGAATGGCAACCCGTACTGCACCAAGGAAGCTATCGGCAGGTTCTACGAATCGCTTCCGGCTTGCCAGACAGATGTCATCTGTGCCGACGCACAACCCTTTCGTGGTGAATTCGTCCAAGGCCAGACAGCTATACACGTCGTAGTTGCTGGACAGATCAAGTTTTCAGGCAAGCGCTGGGTACCGTACACGGAATCCTTTGTTCTGACGGCTCAAGACAATGTGTGGAAGATTGCTGTGGACACGTTTCGTTTTCAAGAACCTGCACCGATGTGA